One Acetobacterium sp. KB-1 DNA segment encodes these proteins:
- a CDS encoding iron-containing alcohol dehydrogenase has protein sequence MKTNAFMMLIPQFIDVGISSKTGEKLKELGCTKVLVMYDKGVEAAGITEKIIDAIRHEGIEVVTSNRVEADPTDLIITEIVDFAKKEKVDGVVAIGGGSSIDAGKGVKLLLNNDESLQSFYDLSFPQKSGVPMIAIPTTSGTGSEASKGSVITDTESGSKRVVIGMGTMPDMALIDPELVLGVPPKVTAACAFDVLAHAIDAITSNMTNLITQSISYEAIRLMKNSYKKVIENGKDLEARTEMHLASNLGGIALANAKCSMSHAFAHSMGAIFHVPHGVSCAIFTPACLEFVVEECPKEIIKIADLLDVNYKDTDSTESIAKKTSETIHQMYRSVGIPDITEFVPDKQVAYEKIIPLAFKDIMVNFCPRKLDDDGAKWIIDRTYELAE, from the coding sequence ATGAAGACGAACGCATTCATGATGTTAATACCACAGTTTATTGATGTAGGAATTTCAAGTAAAACAGGTGAAAAACTAAAAGAACTGGGATGCACTAAAGTCCTGGTCATGTATGATAAAGGCGTTGAGGCGGCTGGAATAACCGAAAAAATAATCGACGCTATTCGACATGAAGGGATAGAAGTAGTCACAAGTAATAGAGTCGAGGCTGATCCGACGGATTTGATTATCACAGAAATTGTAGACTTTGCTAAAAAAGAGAAAGTTGATGGCGTAGTTGCAATTGGTGGCGGCAGCAGTATTGATGCAGGAAAGGGGGTTAAATTATTGCTGAATAACGATGAATCGCTTCAGAGCTTTTATGACTTATCATTTCCCCAAAAATCAGGCGTACCGATGATTGCAATTCCAACAACATCTGGAACTGGTAGTGAAGCTTCTAAGGGAAGTGTAATCACTGATACAGAAAGTGGCTCGAAGCGAGTCGTTATCGGGATGGGAACCATGCCAGATATGGCTCTGATTGATCCAGAACTTGTTCTAGGTGTGCCGCCTAAGGTCACGGCAGCGTGTGCTTTTGATGTTCTCGCTCATGCAATTGATGCAATAACATCCAATATGACAAATTTGATTACTCAAAGTATATCATATGAAGCCATCCGATTAATGAAAAACAGTTATAAAAAAGTCATCGAAAATGGCAAAGATCTGGAAGCTCGTACCGAGATGCATTTAGCGTCAAATTTGGGTGGTATTGCATTAGCAAATGCAAAATGTTCAATGAGCCATGCATTTGCGCATTCGATGGGAGCCATTTTCCACGTACCTCATGGCGTTAGTTGTGCCATCTTTACGCCTGCATGTCTTGAATTTGTGGTTGAAGAATGTCCCAAAGAAATAATTAAAATTGCAGATTTACTGGATGTCAATTATAAAGACACCGATAGCACGGAGTCAATTGCGAAGAAGACTTCAGAAACTATTCATCAAATGTATCGCTCGGTTGGGATACCGGATATCACCGAATTCGTTCCTGATAAACAAGTCGCTTATGAAAAAATAATACCATTAGCATTTAAAGACATTATGGTAAATTTCTGTCCAAGAAAACTTGATGACGACGGAGCAAAATGGATTATTGACCGAACCTATGAATTAGCAGAATAG
- a CDS encoding alpha/beta fold hydrolase: MNNEVKKTIISANEMDFTCRTCGLDQKGELVIFLHGFPQSSIIWENIMKKLADKGYRCLAPNQRGYSEGARPIRMENYTTRKLASDVVALADAVGEKGKFHLIGHDWGGGVGWAVVTLHSERIQSWTAMSTPHSAAFEWAVANDPEQQKQSRYIFEYLTPDLPEELLIKDDHARLREIWDGFESKNIDDFLDIFSDKEACTSILNWYRALMLVKPSEQNPEILFGPIYTPTCYIWGNHDFALGRVGVEKGHEYMKGYYKFVELDGAGHWLMENNEQECIKEIIELIENNPETK; the protein is encoded by the coding sequence ATGAATAATGAAGTAAAAAAGACCATTATTTCTGCAAATGAAATGGATTTTACGTGCCGAACCTGTGGACTGGACCAAAAGGGTGAATTGGTCATCTTTTTACATGGTTTCCCGCAAAGCTCGATTATTTGGGAAAATATTATGAAGAAACTGGCGGACAAAGGCTATCGTTGCCTGGCCCCTAATCAACGTGGTTACAGTGAAGGTGCACGTCCAATTAGGATGGAAAATTATACCACCAGAAAATTAGCGTCAGATGTGGTCGCTTTGGCTGATGCTGTTGGAGAAAAGGGGAAATTTCATTTAATTGGTCATGATTGGGGTGGTGGCGTAGGTTGGGCTGTTGTTACCCTGCACTCGGAACGGATACAGTCATGGACAGCCATGTCAACACCTCATTCGGCAGCATTTGAATGGGCGGTTGCAAATGATCCTGAACAGCAGAAACAAAGTCGTTATATCTTTGAATATCTAACTCCCGACCTTCCAGAGGAGCTACTTATAAAGGATGACCATGCAAGGCTTAGAGAAATATGGGATGGATTTGAAAGTAAAAATATCGATGATTTTCTTGATATATTCTCAGATAAAGAAGCATGCACATCAATACTCAATTGGTATAGAGCGCTAATGCTGGTAAAACCAAGCGAACAAAATCCAGAGATTCTGTTTGGTCCTATATATACGCCGACCTGTTACATTTGGGGAAATCATGATTTTGCACTGGGAAGAGTAGGGGTTGAAAAAGGCCATGAATACATGAAAGGGTATTACAAATTTGTTGAACTTGACGGAGCAGGACATTGGCTGATGGAAAACAATGAGCAAGAATGTATAAAAGAGATTATCGAGCTAATCGAAAACAATCCAGAAACTAAATAA